In one window of Helianthus annuus cultivar XRQ/B chromosome 17, HanXRQr2.0-SUNRISE, whole genome shotgun sequence DNA:
- the LOC110924002 gene encoding uncharacterized protein LOC110924002, translating into MKVLLESQELWTVVDEGYQELGPNPSEERSAAYRESIKKDKRALHIIFQSVIDTVFERISQASSAKEAWIILHKSYRGETREKTVRLQSLRCEFDSLNMKDGESVEEYFNRTIHLVNQLRMNEEKLDEQRVVEKILRSLTRNYESVVITIKETKNLAEVSTEELMGILQSHELRLKRYEDNPVEHAFQVTNVSQDRSRQSFKNDSTGRGRNKYKGKNFNMNSIRCFNCHKLGHTAKFCQQKDERERADNALIHTEDDVDEQDDTMFMIFNMEETVKSDCWYLDSGCSNHMSGNRELFSHLDESLKKEVRTGDDKWLEVLGREISLLRLEEEKGRYQMYFM; encoded by the coding sequence ATGAAAGTATTGCTTGAATCACAGGAATTGTGGACGGTTGTCGATGAAGGGTATCAAGAACTGGGACCGAATCCGTCGGAAGAAAGATCCGCTGCATACCGGGAGTCAattaaaaaggacaaacgggccCTGCATATCATATTTCAATCAGTAATCGACACAGTATTTGAAAGGATTTCACAGGCAAGTTCGGCGAAAGAAGCATGGATTATTCTTCATAAATCATACAGGGGAGAAACACGCGAAAAAACTGTAAGACTTCAATCCCTCCGATGTGAATTTGATTCGTTAAACATGAAAGATGGAGAATCTGTTGAGGAATACTTCAACAGAACGATCCATTTAGTAAACCAATTGCGGATGAATGAAGAAAAATTAGATGAACAGAGGGTTGTAGAAAAAATCTTACGTAGTTTGACTAGGAATTATGAATCGGTTGTTATAACCATCAAAGAAACAAAAAATCTCGCAGAAGTATCCACCGAAGAACTAATGGGGATACTTCAATCACATGAATTAAGATTGAAAAGATACGAAGATAATCCCGTTGAACATGCGTTTCAAGTAACGAATGTAAGCCAAGATAGATCTAGACAATCATTTAAGAACGATTCCACAGGAAGGGGACGAAACAAATATAAGGGCAAGAATTTCAATATGAATTCAATAAGATGCTTCAATTGTCATAAACTTGGACATACGGCCAAGTTTTGCCAACAAAAAGATGAACGCGAAAGAGCGGATAATGCATTAATTCATACAGAAGATGATGTCGATGAACAAGATGACactatgttcatgatttttaacatGGAGGAGACAGTCAAAAGTGACTGTTGGTATCTTGACAGTGGCTGCAGTAACCACATGAGTGGTAACCGAGAACTCTTCTCTCACCTCGATGAATCTTTAAAAAAGGAGGTGAGAACAGGAGATGATAAATGGTTGGAAG